The Streptomyces bacillaris sequence CATACCCCGACCACGGCCGGGAAAGCACCCGACAGTGGGCGGATGTCGCGCCGCGTCCGGTTCGCCTGGACCAGCTCGTGACCACCAAGGGCCAGCTGGACCTGGAGACCCTCCTCGCCGAGGACTCCACGTTCTACGGCGACCTCTTCGCCCACGTCGTGAAGTGGCAGGGCGACCTGTATCTCGAGGACGGGCTGCACCGGGCGGTGCGGGCCGCGCTCCAGCAGCGCCAGGTGCTGCACGCACGCGTCCTCGAACTGGGCTGACGCCACCGCACGGGCCCTCCCGGCCCCCGCCCTCCCCGTACGCGCCCGCACCCACGCCCGCGCCCGCGCACATATCACCCTCATAACACCGGCACACGGATTCGGGCCTTTCGGGTGCTTTCGCGCTCATCCGGGTGCCATACGTTGATCATTTAGTACGCAGCATCACCGGGCCGCACTACGCTGCCTCCATGAGCATGCTCACTCCCCCGGCATGGGCGGAAAGTACCGCATCACGGGCAACACCTACCCCCGCATGCGCCGCCCCCGAAACCGCCGGCGGATCGTCCTCGCGGGCGTCTCGGCAGTGGTGGCCCTCGGCCTGGCCGGCTGGGGAACCCTGCAGCTCATCGACGTCTTCACGGGCGGCGACCAGAGCGCCAGCGCCGCCGGCCACAAGCGGGACTGCCCCACGCCGACGCCGACCCCGGCGGCCCCCGCGAAGGCCCTCCCGAAGCCGGCCGCCATCAAGGTCAACGTCTACAACGCGACGACGACCACCGGGCTCGCCAAGGCGGCGGCGGACGAGCTGAAGAAGCGCGGGTTCACCGTCGGTGAGGTGGGCAACGCCCCGGAGGCGTACGACAAGAAGGTCCCCGGCCCCGGCGTGCTGCTCGGCGCCCCGACGGCCGTGGACGGCAGCTTCGCGGTCCTGGGCACGCAGTTGCCGGGCACGGTGCAGAAGACCGACACCCGGAAGACGGCGGAGGTCGACCTGATCCTCGGGGCGAAGTTCAAGGCGTTCAGCACCCCGGCGGAGGCGACCGCCGCGATGACGGCGCTGACGAAGCCGTCCCCGGCACCGTCGTCGACGTCCTGCGCACCGACGCCACCGAAGACGAAGAACGGCTGACCGAGCCCAGCGCCCGGCGGAAAGCGCCCGCCCGGAGCGGACACGCGCCTCCGCAGCACCGCGGCCCTCGGAGCAGGCGCCCCTCCGCGACACCGTAAAAAACGCCGCCGCCGCCAGAGGAACACCCTCCAGCGGCGGCGACCACTCCACTACGGCCGACTGCTCCGCGGCTGCCGGCTACTCCGCGGTGCCGTACATCCGGTCCCCGGCGTCACCGAGCCCCGGCACGATGTAGCCGTTCTCGTTGAGCCGCTCGTCGACGGAGGCGGTGACGACGGTGACGGGGGTGCCCGCCAGCTCGCGCTCCATCACCTCGACGCCCTCGGGCGCGGCGAGGAGGACGACGGCGGTGACATCGTCGGCGCCGCGCTTGATCAGCTCCTGGATGGCGGCGACGAGGGTGCCGCCGGTGGCCAGCATCGGGTCGAGGACGTAGACCTGGCGGCCGGAGAGGTCCTCGGGCATCCGGGTCGCGTACGTCTCCGCCTGGAGCGTCTCCTCGTTGCGGATCATGCCGAGGAAGCCCACCTCGGCGGTGGGCAGCAGCCGCACCATGCCGTCCAGCATGCCGAGCCCGGCACGCAGGATCGGGACGACGAGGGGGCGAGGGTGCGAGAGCTTGACACCGGTCGTGGGCGTGACCGGGGTGTCGATGTCGACCTGCTCGGTCCGCACATCCCGGGTGGCCTCGTACGCGAGAAGGGTGACCAGCTCGTCGGCGAGGCGCCGGAAGGTCGGGGAGTCGGTGCGCTTGTCGCGCAGCGTGGTCAGTTTGTGCGCCACCAGCGGGTGGTCGACGACGTGGATCCGCATGCGTCAACAGTAACCGTGCCTTCCGGCACTCTGCGCTGGCATCAACCACCTGTTCGGGGGGAAGGTGGGGGCATACGGACCCAGCGTTGGGGTGGTGTGTCGATGGCGGACGGGGAACAGCCGCGGAGCGCGGGCTCACGCAACGTGAGCGACGCGCCCGACGCGCGCGGGGCGCAGGACGCGCCGGGTGATCTCACGGACGCGCAGGAGAGTGACGCGGCCCGGCGCCGGCGACGCGCCCAGTTCCTCCGTGAGCTGCACGAGGCGAAGCAGCTGCGCGACCGGGTGCAGCCGCGCAGGGCCCGTGCGGCCCGTATGCGCCAACAGATGCGGATGCGTACGTTCCGCTGGTGAGGCCGCCCGGAGCCGTCCCGTACCACCGGCGCACTCCCCCGCCGATCGGGTCTCCCGGCGGTTCCGTCAGGGCGACGCCCGACCAGGCACTCCTGG is a genomic window containing:
- a CDS encoding type II toxin-antitoxin system VapB family antitoxin, which produces MIFKRIGNGRPYPDHGRESTRQWADVAPRPVRLDQLVTTKGQLDLETLLAEDSTFYGDLFAHVVKWQGDLYLEDGLHRAVRAALQQRQVLHARVLELG
- a CDS encoding LytR C-terminal domain-containing protein; protein product: MGGKYRITGNTYPRMRRPRNRRRIVLAGVSAVVALGLAGWGTLQLIDVFTGGDQSASAAGHKRDCPTPTPTPAAPAKALPKPAAIKVNVYNATTTTGLAKAAADELKKRGFTVGEVGNAPEAYDKKVPGPGVLLGAPTAVDGSFAVLGTQLPGTVQKTDTRKTAEVDLILGAKFKAFSTPAEATAAMTALTKPSPAPSSTSCAPTPPKTKNG
- the upp gene encoding uracil phosphoribosyltransferase, which translates into the protein MRIHVVDHPLVAHKLTTLRDKRTDSPTFRRLADELVTLLAYEATRDVRTEQVDIDTPVTPTTGVKLSHPRPLVVPILRAGLGMLDGMVRLLPTAEVGFLGMIRNEETLQAETYATRMPEDLSGRQVYVLDPMLATGGTLVAAIQELIKRGADDVTAVVLLAAPEGVEVMERELAGTPVTVVTASVDERLNENGYIVPGLGDAGDRMYGTAE